In Candidatus Eremiobacterota bacterium, one genomic interval encodes:
- a CDS encoding valine--tRNA ligase: MTMTRPELPKTYDPAEVEPRLYARWLETGVFHEEPDPARPPFIISMPPPNVTGRAHLGHASSYTPMDVLTRYHRMLGENADWIPGQDHAAIATEAVLVRELKKDGKTRDQLGREKFVELAWKWSEQYGGEIDEAFRRLGFGPDWERSRFTMDPGLSAAVIKVFVALYNDGLIYRGTRLVNWDPVAQSTLSDAEVEDDERDTTLWHIRYRAEDAGDGIVIATTRPETYLADVAVAVHPEDERYAHLIGKNVVLPIVERAIPVIADEAVVREFGTGAVKVTPAHDQTDYEIGQRHNLPMPTVIDFDARITAPVWRYDETPERRAPIDAQAPNMAKYTGLDRYEAREMIVEDLRKEGALVEERPYHTILPISERSHAVVEPLLSLQWFVKMAPLAKPALEAFRNGSPRFVPERFGRTYAAGLENVRDWNISRQIWWGHQLPVWYTPGGDVVVAHDEEEAKKLARERHGTDELRRDADTLDTWFSSGLWPFSILGWPQQTPEREHWYPNQVMITAREIIFLWVMRMVILGLRFGGGMPFGDVFITPLVFDAKGRKMSKSLGNAIDPMTDLVPKYGADGTRFGILRQMRLESQELRFDERFCDEAKRFGTKLWNALRYTVALPEALPSANVLPAREQLTLADKWILTELHRCVETVTRAYDGYEFGVATDTLLDFGWYTFCDWYVEATKAPGQEATRAAVLSFVLNAFVRAMHPIAPFVTEEIWLALPHDGTTIVTASWPDLAEIPSFAEDAAVFGAVIEKVEQLRNARSEWGIQPKDYMRVEIPTALAGDRGIVDAIATLARAEVCTYDGGNGSLRDRILAVRGVADAAKLRERYERELKRLESEVTRSEKKLANENFVAKASPAVVAAERAKLEEYRRELARAQEALAALPAA, translated from the coding sequence GTGACGATGACCCGACCCGAGCTTCCGAAGACCTACGATCCTGCCGAGGTCGAGCCGCGCCTGTACGCGCGCTGGCTCGAGACGGGCGTCTTCCACGAGGAGCCCGACCCCGCGCGGCCGCCGTTCATCATCTCGATGCCGCCGCCCAACGTCACCGGCCGCGCGCACCTCGGCCACGCCTCGAGCTACACGCCGATGGACGTGCTCACGCGCTACCACCGCATGCTCGGCGAAAACGCGGACTGGATCCCGGGCCAAGACCACGCCGCGATCGCAACCGAAGCCGTCCTCGTGCGCGAGCTGAAGAAGGACGGCAAGACGCGCGACCAGCTCGGCCGCGAGAAGTTCGTCGAGCTGGCCTGGAAATGGAGCGAGCAGTACGGCGGCGAGATCGACGAAGCGTTCCGGCGGCTCGGCTTCGGTCCGGACTGGGAGCGCTCGCGCTTCACGATGGACCCCGGGCTGTCGGCCGCGGTTATCAAAGTGTTCGTCGCGCTCTACAACGACGGGCTGATCTACCGCGGAACCCGGCTGGTGAACTGGGATCCGGTCGCGCAGTCGACGCTCTCCGACGCCGAGGTCGAGGACGACGAGCGCGACACGACGCTATGGCACATTCGCTATCGGGCCGAAGACGCCGGCGACGGAATCGTCATCGCGACGACGCGGCCGGAAACGTATCTCGCCGACGTCGCGGTCGCGGTTCATCCCGAGGACGAGCGCTACGCGCACCTGATCGGGAAGAACGTCGTACTGCCGATCGTCGAGCGCGCGATCCCGGTGATCGCCGACGAAGCGGTCGTGCGCGAGTTCGGCACCGGAGCCGTCAAGGTGACGCCCGCGCACGATCAGACCGACTACGAGATCGGCCAGCGCCACAACTTGCCGATGCCGACGGTGATCGACTTCGACGCGCGCATCACCGCGCCGGTGTGGCGCTACGACGAGACGCCGGAGCGCCGCGCGCCGATCGACGCGCAGGCTCCGAACATGGCGAAGTACACCGGCCTCGACCGCTACGAAGCGCGCGAGATGATCGTCGAAGACCTGCGCAAGGAAGGCGCGCTCGTCGAGGAACGCCCGTACCACACGATCCTGCCGATCAGCGAGCGCTCGCACGCGGTGGTCGAGCCGCTGCTCTCGCTGCAGTGGTTCGTCAAGATGGCGCCGCTCGCGAAACCGGCGCTCGAAGCGTTCCGCAACGGTTCGCCGCGCTTCGTGCCGGAGCGGTTCGGCCGCACGTACGCCGCCGGCCTGGAGAACGTCCGCGACTGGAACATCTCGCGCCAGATCTGGTGGGGACATCAGCTGCCGGTCTGGTACACGCCCGGCGGCGACGTCGTTGTCGCCCATGACGAAGAAGAAGCGAAGAAGCTCGCGCGCGAGCGGCACGGCACCGACGAGCTGCGGCGCGACGCCGACACGCTCGACACCTGGTTCAGCTCGGGGCTCTGGCCGTTCTCGATCCTCGGCTGGCCGCAGCAGACGCCCGAGCGCGAGCACTGGTATCCGAACCAGGTGATGATCACCGCCCGCGAGATCATCTTTCTGTGGGTGATGCGGATGGTGATCCTCGGGCTGCGCTTCGGCGGCGGGATGCCGTTCGGTGACGTCTTCATCACGCCGCTCGTCTTCGACGCGAAGGGCCGCAAGATGTCGAAGTCGCTCGGGAACGCGATCGATCCGATGACCGATCTCGTGCCGAAGTACGGCGCCGACGGAACGCGCTTCGGGATCCTGCGCCAGATGCGGCTGGAGTCGCAGGAACTGCGGTTCGACGAGCGCTTCTGCGACGAGGCAAAGCGCTTCGGCACGAAGCTCTGGAACGCGCTGCGCTACACCGTCGCTTTACCGGAAGCACTGCCGAGCGCGAACGTCTTGCCGGCCCGCGAGCAGCTCACGCTCGCCGACAAGTGGATCCTTACCGAGCTGCACCGCTGCGTCGAGACGGTGACGCGCGCCTACGACGGCTACGAGTTCGGCGTCGCGACAGACACGCTGCTGGACTTCGGCTGGTACACGTTCTGCGACTGGTACGTCGAGGCGACGAAAGCGCCCGGCCAGGAAGCGACGCGCGCCGCGGTGCTCTCGTTCGTGCTGAACGCCTTCGTGCGCGCGATGCACCCGATCGCGCCGTTCGTCACCGAAGAGATCTGGCTGGCCCTTCCCCACGACGGCACGACGATCGTGACCGCGTCGTGGCCCGACTTGGCGGAAATTCCGTCGTTCGCCGAGGACGCGGCCGTGTTCGGCGCGGTGATCGAAAAGGTCGAGCAGCTCCGCAACGCGCGCTCGGAATGGGGCATCCAGCCGAAGGATTACATGCGCGTGGAGATTCCCACGGCGCTCGCCGGGGACCGCGGGATCGTCGACGCGATCGCGACGCTGGCGCGCGCAGAGGTCTGCACGTACGACGGCGGCAACGGCAGCCTGCGCGACCGCATCCTCGCCGTGCGCGGCGTCGCCGACGCCGCGAAGCTCCGCGAGCGCTACGAGCGCGAGCTGAAGCGTCTGGAGTCCGAGGTGAC
- a CDS encoding haloacid dehalogenase type II yields the protein MHVAAVVFDLYGTLLSIGAMRDRVAAAGIEDAGAFVADWRRKQLEYAFLVTLAQAYRNFDELTALALEQTCAQRRVELSASARVELVAAWRTMAAFPDVLPALGALAAREIPLAVLTNGTPASADAALAHTGVRALLADVLSVESVRAYKPDPRVYELALKRFECSPRQIVFVSSNPWDAWGAARFGFRVAWCNRAQEPAEPLTPAPETMLDGLHQLESFVAHRGPGA from the coding sequence ATGCACGTCGCCGCCGTCGTCTTCGACCTCTACGGAACGCTGCTCTCGATCGGCGCGATGCGCGACCGCGTCGCCGCGGCCGGCATCGAGGACGCCGGCGCGTTCGTCGCCGACTGGCGCCGCAAGCAGCTCGAGTACGCCTTCCTCGTCACGTTGGCACAGGCGTACCGCAACTTCGACGAGCTGACCGCCCTCGCGCTCGAGCAGACCTGCGCGCAGCGGCGCGTCGAGCTCAGCGCGAGCGCGCGCGTCGAGCTGGTGGCGGCATGGCGCACTATGGCCGCGTTCCCCGACGTCCTGCCGGCGCTCGGCGCGCTCGCCGCGCGCGAGATCCCGCTGGCGGTGCTGACCAACGGCACGCCGGCCTCCGCCGACGCAGCGCTTGCGCATACCGGCGTGCGCGCGCTGCTGGCGGATGTGCTCTCGGTCGAGAGCGTGCGGGCGTACAAGCCCGACCCGCGCGTCTACGAGCTCGCCCTGAAACGCTTCGAGTGCTCCCCGCGCCAAATCGTGTTCGTCTCTTCGAACCCGTGGGACGCGTGGGGCGCCGCGCGCTTCGGCTTCCGCGTGGCGTGGTGCAATCGCGCGCAGGAGCCCGCCGAACCGCTCACCCCGGCGCCGGAGACGATGCTCGACGGGCTGCACCAGCTCGAATCCTTCGTCGCGCACCGCGGCCCCGGCGCGTGA
- a CDS encoding exonuclease: protein MSRKQQQRQPRTPEIYLSVDVEADGPIPGGYSMLSFGIAAFSLDKVLLATFTRNLELLPGAAQHPRVMAWWQQTAAHRAAYAQTRENVQPIRESMLECDAWCKSLHAHGKPCAVGAPAAYDYGAWLYWYLVYALGDIPDLGFSALDLKSFAFGRMPGTRYRSLGKSTYDPAWFDPDVPHTHVALDDAIEQGTIIVNAIRQRDGLPRIEGYTRAE, encoded by the coding sequence GTGAGCCGCAAACAGCAGCAGCGCCAGCCGCGCACGCCGGAGATCTACCTTTCCGTTGACGTCGAAGCCGACGGGCCGATTCCGGGAGGCTACTCGATGCTCTCGTTCGGGATCGCGGCGTTCTCGCTCGACAAGGTGCTGCTCGCGACGTTCACCCGCAACTTGGAGCTGCTCCCCGGCGCGGCGCAGCACCCGCGCGTGATGGCGTGGTGGCAGCAGACGGCAGCGCACCGCGCGGCGTACGCGCAAACGCGCGAGAACGTGCAACCGATCCGCGAGTCGATGCTGGAGTGCGACGCGTGGTGCAAGTCGCTGCACGCGCACGGGAAGCCGTGCGCGGTCGGCGCGCCGGCGGCGTACGACTACGGCGCGTGGCTCTATTGGTACTTGGTCTACGCGCTGGGCGACATTCCGGACTTGGGGTTTTCCGCACTGGACCTGAAGTCGTTCGCGTTCGGACGGATGCCGGGCACGCGCTACCGCAGCCTGGGCAAGAGCACGTACGATCCGGCCTGGTTCGACCCGGACGTTCCGCACACGCACGTCGCGCTCGACGACGCGATCGAGCAAGGGACGATCATCGTCAACGCGATCCGGCAGCGCGACGGCTTGCCGCGCATCGAGGGCTATACGCGGGCGGAGTGA
- a CDS encoding YqeG family HAD IIIA-type phosphatase — protein MERFRADHHADALPDVKLDELALAGIRGIVVDLDNTVCAYRRPELAPGVAEWVAAARARDFALVLVSNNFSERVGAIGAQLGIPVVPNALKPLPFAFLRALKLLGTPRAATVVIGDQLFTDVLGAKLLGLRTILTKPLVERDFPLTRVLRFLERTLARRT, from the coding sequence GTGGAGAGGTTCCGGGCCGATCATCACGCCGACGCGCTGCCCGACGTCAAGCTGGACGAGCTGGCGCTCGCCGGCATCCGCGGCATCGTGGTCGACCTCGACAACACCGTCTGCGCCTACCGCCGGCCGGAGCTCGCGCCGGGGGTCGCGGAGTGGGTCGCTGCGGCGCGCGCTCGCGACTTCGCGCTGGTTCTGGTGTCGAACAACTTCAGCGAGCGCGTCGGCGCGATCGGCGCGCAGCTCGGCATCCCCGTCGTCCCGAACGCGCTCAAGCCGCTCCCGTTCGCGTTCTTGCGCGCGCTCAAGCTGCTCGGGACGCCGCGCGCCGCGACGGTGGTGATCGGCGATCAGCTCTTCACCGACGTGCTCGGCGCAAAGCTCCTGGGCTTGCGCACGATCCTCACCAAACCGCTGGTCGAGCGCGACTTTCCGCTCACGCGCGTGCTGCGCTTCCTCGAGCGCACGCTCGCGCGCCGCACCTAG